The genomic region AGATATTGCGGAACCTCGGTTTCGACGTATCCGGCTCGGATATTAAGTCGAGTGCCGTCACGGCCCGCCTTCGCGAGTTGGGCGTAAAGGTCTACGAGGGGCACGCCGCGGAGAACCTGGGCGACGCCGAGGTGGTCGTCGTCTCCACGGCGATACCGCCCGACAACGCCGAGGTGGCGGAGGCCCGGCGGCGCCGCGTCCCCGTCATCCCGCGGGCCGAAATGTTGGCGGAGTTGATGAGGTTAAAGAAAGGGGTCGCGGTGTGCGGCACCCACGGCAAGACGACGACGACGTCGATATTGGCGACGCTTTTGGCCGAGGGGGGGCTCGAGCCCACCTTCGTCGTCGGCGGCCGTTTGAACAGCGCGGGGACGCACGCCAAGCTGGGCGAGGGGGATTACTTCGTCGCCGAGGCGGACGAGAGCGACGGCTCCTTCCTAAAACTCTCGCCCATATACGCCATATGCACCAACGTCGACGAGGACCACATGGATTATTACGGGACCTTCGAGCGGCTGCAGGAGGCCTTCGTAGAGTTTTTGAACAAGGTACCTTTTTACGGCCTGAACTTGGTATGCGCCGACGACCCGGGCATCGCCGCCATCGTCGAGCGCGTCTCGAAGCCGACGTTGACGTACGGCACGGCCCCCGGGTGCGACGTCGTAGTCTCGGATATTACGGGCGAAGGGTTAAAAACGTCGTTCGAGCTGACGTTCAAGGGCGAACGGCTCGGCCGGTTGACGATAAACCTTCCCGGCGAACACAGCGCCTTGAACGCCGCGGCGGCCGCGGCCCTCGCCGTCGTGGCGGGCGTCAGCTTCGATACCGTCCAAAGGGCGTTGGAAGAATTCGAAGGAGTCGAAATGCGATTCCAGCGGTTGGGCCAGGTGCAGGGTTCGGTAACGGTGATGCACGACTACGCGCACCATCCGCGCGAAATCGAGACGATGTTGGCCGCGCTCCGCCAGGCTTACCCGAGAAGGCGGCTGGTAGCGGTCTTCCAGCCTCACCGTTACACGCGGACGCGTGACCAGATGAAGAGATTCCCCGGCGCGCTGGCGGCGGCCGACGTCATCATCGTTACCGGGATTTACGGCGCGGGGGAGGCCGCGATCGCGGGCGTCTCGGAGGAAGGCATCGTCGCGGGCCTGGTTCATCTTGGCCACGCCGACGTTTATCACATACCGGATAAGGCCGACGTCCCGGCGCGCGTGGCCGCGGTGATGCGGCCGGGCGACGTAATCGTACACGTCGGCGCCGGAGACGTGTGGAAGGTTGCGGAAGATGTATTGCGTTTTCTTACCAATTGACGGCGGTTCGTCGAGCCGGTGGCAGGACCGCATAGAGGGCTCGGTCGCGGAGGGCGTCGCGCTCGCGCGGCATACGACGTACCGGGTGGGCGGGCCGGCGAAATATTTCGTGGTGCCGGCCACGGCCGACGACGTGCGTGAGGTGTTCGCCTCGAGCGAGGACACGTTCGTACTGGGCGCCGGGAGCAACGTGCTCGTCGCGGACGCGGGTTTTGACGGCGTAGTTCTCAAAGTATGCAATACCATGGCGCACATATCGGCGCACGATGGCGAGGTCGTCGTGGGCGCCGGACGGTTGTTGCCGTCGCTCGTGAATAGTTGCGTGGAAATGGGGTTGTCGGGGATGGAGTGGGCGGTGGGCGTTCCCGGCACGGTGGGGGGAGCGGTTTGCACCAACGCCGGCGCGTTCGGCTCCGCGACGTGGGATTACGTCGATTACGTCGAGGTGATGACGGCCGAGGGTTCGCGCCGACGGCTGGCGGAGGCCGACGTCGAGCACGGGTACCGCTTCGCCGACTTGGCCGTCGCGAAGCCGTTCGCCGTAACCGAGGTGGCGTTTCGTCTTACGAGTTCGGACGCGGGGCGCGTGCGCGCGCTGACGGAGGAATACAGAACGCGGCGCGGCGCGACTCAGCCCGTGGGCGCGGCGTCGGCGGGGTCCGTTTTTAAGAACCCGCCCCAGGGCCCTTCGGCCGGGGAGTTGATAGATAAGGCGGGCCTGAAGGGGCTAACGCGGGGCGAGGCCGTCGTCTCGCCCAAGCACGCTAACTTTATCGTTAACGAGGGTGGCGCGACCGCCGCCGACATATACGGCCTTATCGAGGAAGTCCGCGAGAAAGTACGGGCTGAATTCGGCTTAACGTTGGAGCTCGAGATCCGGCTCGTGGGAGATTTTGACCGTGGTTAACGTACCGGACGGAACGCGTACGTCGAGGGTTAGGCGAGCGCGCCGGCGGCGGAGCCGGCCGTCCGCGGCCACGGCGGGTAGGCGGCTGGGGGCGTTCGCGGCGGTCTCGGCGGCGGCTTTCCTGGCGGCGTTTCTGGTTTACGCTTCCGTAACGTCGGCGCCGTGGCGGCTGGGTAGGTATACGGTTCGCGGCGCGTCGTATTTGACGGCCGCCGAGGTCTTGGCGGCGGCGGATTTAAAAGCCGGCGACAACCTTTTCTGGGTGGACTTGGAGAAGGCGGAAGAGCGGCTTTGTCGACACCCCCGCATCCGGCGCGCGGAAATAAGGCGGCGGATGCCGGCGGAAGTATGGGTAGAGGTCGACGAACGGCCGGCGGCCGCGGCGATAATCATTAACGGCGCGTTGCACAAAATTTCGGCCGACGGCGTAGTGCTCGAGCCGGCGGCGGCGGCGTACGAAGACGTTCCGATTCTCGTCGGTACGCGCTTCCGCGCGTCGGGCGGCGTCGCCGGAAAAAAGGTGAGCGGCGGCGACGTAGCGGATGCGCTGGCGACGGTGGAAGCGCTGGCCGGCGTTGACCCGGCTTGGGCCGCCGCGGTGGAATATGTCGACGTCGAAGCGCGGGTCGTCGTTTTGGCCCGGGGCCGGTATAAGTTGAAGTACGGCCCGGATTTCGACGAGTCCGCGGCCCGGCGTCTGCGGCGCGTGTTCGAAGCTACGCGGGCGAACGGCGGCGGCGTAGTAACGTACGATACCCGTTTCGGCACGGACGTTATCGTGACGGGCGGATTTAGCGGCGTCGGCGGCGCCGCGGGAGGTGGTTCGGCGGATGACCGAGCGGTTTAACATAGTGGCCGGCCTGGACGTCGGCACGACCAAGGTTTGCTGCGTAATAGCCAAGCGGGACGGCGGCCCGGCGGTAGAAATCCTGGGTACGGGGCTCGCGCCTTCGCTGGGCAGCAAGCGCGGTATGGTCGTGAACATCGAGAGTACGGTCCAGTCGGTAGTGGAGGCGGTTCGCGAGGCGGAGCAGATGGCCGGTGTCGAAGTCGGCGAAGTGAACGTGGGCATCGCCGGCGGCCACATCAAGAGCATGAACAGCAAAGGGATCGTCGCCATCTCGAGCGCCGACCGCGAGATTTCGAATAAAGACATCGAGAGGTGCATCGAGCAGGCGAAGGCTATCGCGCTGCCGGTGGACCGGGAAGTCCTCCACGTCCTTCCCCGGGAATTCGCGGTGGACGACCAGCGCGCCATCCGAGACCCGCGCGGGATGGTCGCGACGCGGCTCGAGGCGGACGTCCACATCATAACCGGCGCTATAACTTCGGCGCAGAATCTGGTGCGAAGCGTAAGCCGGGCGGACCTGAAGGTCAACAGATTGGTTTTGGAACCTTTAGCGTCGGCGCGC from bacterium harbors:
- the murC gene encoding UDP-N-acetylmuramate--L-alanine ligase, which gives rise to MTDFGPIKKIHFVGVGGAGMCGLAEILRNLGFDVSGSDIKSSAVTARLRELGVKVYEGHAAENLGDAEVVVVSTAIPPDNAEVAEARRRRVPVIPRAEMLAELMRLKKGVAVCGTHGKTTTTSILATLLAEGGLEPTFVVGGRLNSAGTHAKLGEGDYFVAEADESDGSFLKLSPIYAICTNVDEDHMDYYGTFERLQEAFVEFLNKVPFYGLNLVCADDPGIAAIVERVSKPTLTYGTAPGCDVVVSDITGEGLKTSFELTFKGERLGRLTINLPGEHSALNAAAAAALAVVAGVSFDTVQRALEEFEGVEMRFQRLGQVQGSVTVMHDYAHHPREIETMLAALRQAYPRRRLVAVFQPHRYTRTRDQMKRFPGALAAADVIIVTGIYGAGEAAIAGVSEEGIVAGLVHLGHADVYHIPDKADVPARVAAVMRPGDVIVHVGAGDVWKVAEDVLRFLTN
- the murB gene encoding UDP-N-acetylmuramate dehydrogenase, which encodes MYCVFLPIDGGSSSRWQDRIEGSVAEGVALARHTTYRVGGPAKYFVVPATADDVREVFASSEDTFVLGAGSNVLVADAGFDGVVLKVCNTMAHISAHDGEVVVGAGRLLPSLVNSCVEMGLSGMEWAVGVPGTVGGAVCTNAGAFGSATWDYVDYVEVMTAEGSRRRLAEADVEHGYRFADLAVAKPFAVTEVAFRLTSSDAGRVRALTEEYRTRRGATQPVGAASAGSVFKNPPQGPSAGELIDKAGLKGLTRGEAVVSPKHANFIVNEGGATAADIYGLIEEVREKVRAEFGLTLELEIRLVGDFDRG
- a CDS encoding FtsQ-type POTRA domain-containing protein; the protein is MVNVPDGTRTSRVRRARRRRSRPSAATAGRRLGAFAAVSAAAFLAAFLVYASVTSAPWRLGRYTVRGASYLTAAEVLAAADLKAGDNLFWVDLEKAEERLCRHPRIRRAEIRRRMPAEVWVEVDERPAAAAIIINGALHKISADGVVLEPAAAAYEDVPILVGTRFRASGGVAGKKVSGGDVADALATVEALAGVDPAWAAAVEYVDVEARVVVLARGRYKLKYGPDFDESAARRLRRVFEATRANGGGVVTYDTRFGTDVIVTGGFSGVGGAAGGGSADDRAV